From Enterococcus wangshanyuanii, the proteins below share one genomic window:
- the gatA gene encoding Asp-tRNA(Asn)/Glu-tRNA(Gln) amidotransferase subunit GatA, producing MEKLYDKSLTELHNLLVSKEITATDLTHATLDRIKETEKDVDSFITINEEKALDLAKAIDLKGITESNPLAGIPIGIKDNIVTKDILTTAASKMLHNFNPIYDATVMDKLYQADMIPVGKLNMDEFAMGASTETSYFKQTKNAWDHSKVPGGSSGGSAAAVAAGQIPVSLGSDTGGSIRQPASFNGIVGMKPTYGRVSRFGLIAFSSSLDQIGPMTRNVQDNALALNAISGFDEKDGTSAGVSVPDFTTGLTGDIKGMKVALPKEYLGEGVDAGVRDAVLKAAETFKALGATVEEVSLPHSKYGVAVYYIIASSEASSNLQRFDGIRYGYRSENVKNLEDVYVNSRSEGFGIEVKRRIMLGTFSLSAGYYDAYFKKAGQVRTLIRQDFDKVFESYDIIIGPASPTVAFGLGENINDPITMYMNDLLTIPVNLAGLPGMSVPAGFSEGLPVGLQIIGKAFDESTMYKAAYAFEQATDFHTKKPVILGGND from the coding sequence ATGGAAAAATTATACGATAAGTCACTAACAGAACTGCATAATTTATTGGTATCAAAAGAAATTACTGCTACAGATCTAACACATGCAACATTGGACCGCATCAAAGAAACAGAGAAAGATGTCGACTCATTCATTACAATCAATGAAGAAAAAGCGTTAGATTTAGCGAAAGCAATTGATTTGAAAGGGATCACTGAATCAAATCCATTAGCTGGAATTCCTATCGGTATCAAAGACAATATCGTCACAAAAGATATTTTAACAACGGCTGCATCAAAAATGCTGCATAATTTCAATCCGATTTATGATGCAACAGTAATGGATAAACTGTACCAAGCAGATATGATCCCTGTTGGTAAATTAAACATGGATGAATTTGCCATGGGTGCAAGTACAGAAACATCATATTTCAAACAAACAAAAAATGCTTGGGATCATTCAAAAGTTCCTGGCGGTTCTTCAGGTGGTTCGGCAGCAGCAGTTGCAGCGGGACAAATTCCGGTTTCTTTAGGAAGCGATACAGGTGGAAGTATTCGCCAACCAGCTTCATTCAACGGAATCGTTGGTATGAAGCCAACATACGGACGTGTATCTCGATTTGGTTTGATCGCCTTTTCTTCAAGCTTAGACCAAATCGGTCCAATGACTAGAAATGTTCAAGACAATGCTCTAGCGTTGAACGCAATCAGCGGGTTTGATGAAAAAGACGGCACTTCTGCTGGCGTATCCGTTCCTGATTTTACTACAGGTTTAACAGGGGATATCAAAGGTATGAAAGTTGCTTTACCAAAAGAATATCTTGGTGAAGGAGTCGATGCTGGTGTTCGTGACGCTGTCCTTAAAGCGGCAGAAACATTTAAAGCACTAGGTGCAACAGTTGAAGAAGTTAGCTTACCACATTCAAAATATGGTGTAGCTGTTTATTATATCATCGCTTCTTCAGAAGCAAGTTCAAACTTACAACGTTTTGACGGTATCCGTTATGGTTACCGCTCTGAAAATGTTAAAAACCTTGAAGATGTGTATGTGAATTCACGTTCTGAAGGTTTCGGTATTGAAGTAAAACGCCGTATTATGCTCGGAACATTCTCATTAAGTGCGGGCTATTATGACGCTTATTTCAAAAAGGCAGGTCAAGTTAGAACCTTGATTAGACAAGATTTCGATAAAGTATTCGAATCGTATGATATTATCATTGGCCCAGCATCACCGACCGTTGCTTTTGGGTTAGGTGAAAACATCAATGATCCAATCACGATGTATATGAATGACTTATTGACGATTCCAGTAAACTTAGCTGGTTTACCTGGAATGTCCGTACCAGCTGGCTTCTCAGAAGGCTTGCCAGTCGGCTTACAAATCATCGGCAAAGCATTCGATGAAAGTACGATGTATAAAGCAGCTTACGCATTTGAACAAGCAACAGATTTCCACACGAAAAAACCTGTGATCTTAGGGGGGAATGACTAA
- the rlmD gene encoding 23S rRNA (uracil(1939)-C(5))-methyltransferase RlmD yields MNNFPVKKNETIEVDIIDLTHEGMGVAKIDGYPLFIEDALPGEKIEIKVLKVGKSFGYGKVVTILKSSGDRVPVKDRNFTKVGISPLQHLAYGAQLNFKTNQVKNVMQRVAKLPDVPVLDTLGMKNPWGYRNKAQIPVRKIDNQLQTGFFRKNSHDLIPLEHFYIQDPKIDEAVIKIRDIMRRYSIKPYNESDNTGNLRHIVVRRGYHTGEMMVVLITRTPKLFPTSKIVPDILEALPEVVSIVQNVNPKKTNVIFGDETILLHGEDQIIDTIFDLKFEISSRSFYQVNPQQTEVMYNKVKEYAALTGNEIVVDAYCGIGTIGLTLAKDAKHVYGVEVIEEAVKNAESNAQLNGITNATFTAGLVEEALPRLLEQEIKPDVVIVDPPRKGLEASLVETLIETKPERIVYVSCNPATLARDLALLVEGGYQVKEVQPVDNFPQTTHIESVTLLTKAV; encoded by the coding sequence ATGAATAATTTTCCAGTAAAAAAAAATGAAACGATCGAAGTAGATATCATTGATTTGACCCATGAAGGAATGGGGGTAGCTAAAATCGATGGGTATCCACTATTTATAGAAGATGCTTTACCTGGCGAAAAAATCGAAATCAAAGTGTTGAAAGTCGGTAAAAGCTTTGGTTATGGTAAAGTAGTCACTATTTTAAAATCAAGTGGAGACCGTGTTCCTGTTAAAGATCGAAACTTTACCAAAGTCGGTATCAGTCCGTTGCAGCATTTAGCTTATGGAGCTCAATTGAATTTTAAAACCAATCAAGTGAAAAATGTAATGCAGCGTGTTGCCAAGTTACCTGATGTCCCAGTTTTAGATACTCTAGGAATGAAAAATCCATGGGGATACCGCAATAAAGCACAAATTCCGGTAAGAAAAATCGATAATCAATTGCAAACAGGTTTCTTTAGAAAAAATAGTCATGATTTGATTCCGTTGGAACATTTCTATATTCAAGATCCTAAAATCGATGAAGCAGTGATCAAGATTCGTGACATTATGAGACGATACAGTATCAAACCATATAACGAATCAGATAATACAGGGAACCTGCGCCATATCGTTGTTCGTAGAGGCTATCATACTGGAGAAATGATGGTAGTTCTGATCACAAGAACACCCAAACTATTCCCAACAAGTAAAATCGTCCCGGATATATTAGAGGCGCTGCCAGAAGTGGTTAGCATCGTACAAAATGTCAATCCGAAAAAGACTAATGTTATTTTTGGTGATGAAACGATTTTACTTCATGGTGAAGATCAGATCATTGATACGATTTTTGATTTGAAGTTTGAAATCTCTTCTCGCTCGTTCTACCAAGTAAATCCACAACAAACAGAAGTAATGTACAATAAAGTCAAAGAATACGCTGCTTTAACAGGGAATGAAATAGTTGTCGATGCTTATTGTGGGATCGGTACGATCGGTCTGACTTTAGCAAAAGATGCGAAGCATGTTTATGGTGTGGAAGTTATCGAAGAAGCGGTGAAAAATGCGGAGAGCAATGCTCAGTTGAATGGTATTACAAACGCAACTTTTACTGCCGGACTAGTAGAAGAAGCTTTACCAAGACTCTTGGAACAAGAAATCAAGCCGGATGTTGTGATCGTTGATCCTCCACGTAAGGGATTAGAAGCAAGTTTAGTAGAAACATTGATCGAAACTAAACCGGAGCGAATTGTTTATGTCAGCTGCAATCCTGCAACATTAGCAAGAGATTTAGCTTTATTAGTAGAAGGCGGTTATCAAGTAAAAGAAGTTCAACCAGTAGATAATTTCCCTCAAACAACTCATATTGAGTCAGTGACATTACTGACAAAGGCGGTGTAA
- a CDS encoding deoxynucleoside kinase — protein MAVIVLAGTIGAGKSSLTEIISEHLGSEAFYESVDDNEVLPLFYADPQKYAFLLQIYFLNKRFDSIKQALSHENNVLDRSIYEDSLLFHLNADLGRANETEVKVYDSLLENMLQELPYAAHKKRPDLLVHIKVSFPKMLERIKRRGRSYEQVDDDPELYEYYKELNSRYEKWFEDYDESPKIQIDGDKYDFIENDTAKKEVIQLIENKLAEIN, from the coding sequence ATGGCAGTGATCGTTTTAGCAGGTACAATTGGTGCAGGAAAATCTAGTTTAACAGAAATTATTTCAGAACATTTAGGTTCAGAAGCATTTTATGAATCTGTAGATGATAATGAAGTATTACCTTTGTTTTATGCAGATCCCCAAAAATATGCATTTCTATTACAAATCTATTTTTTAAATAAACGCTTTGATAGTATCAAACAAGCATTATCTCATGAGAATAATGTACTAGACCGCTCGATCTATGAAGATTCTTTACTTTTTCATTTGAATGCTGACTTGGGCAGAGCAAATGAAACCGAGGTAAAAGTTTATGATTCACTATTGGAAAATATGCTGCAGGAATTGCCCTATGCAGCGCATAAAAAGCGTCCGGATCTGTTAGTCCATATTAAAGTATCTTTTCCTAAAATGCTGGAACGAATCAAACGACGTGGGCGTTCATACGAGCAGGTAGATGATGATCCAGAACTTTATGAATACTACAAAGAACTGAATAGTCGCTATGAAAAGTGGTTTGAAGACTATGATGAGAGTCCGAAAATTCAAATTGATGGTGACAAATATGATTTTATCGAAAATGATACTGCCAAAAAAGAAGTGATTCAATTGATTGAAAATAAATTAGCTGAAATCAACTAA
- the pnuC gene encoding nicotinamide riboside transporter PnuC, which produces MGSNFIINDFKGWQRKSYLFLLAMVLVQLTAFLFNPSSWITLVGGLSGIICVNLIAQGKASNYIFGFISALIIGYFGLKTKVYAEVLLQTFYIIMDITGLFAWLKASEDGTGNVTDVKVLKGIQWLYAGLIWLGIGILAYYLLGFVNDAQQTLDAVTFSVSATGMLLMIKRYQSQFVFWLLGNLFSIVLWFRAGTHAGGDYALFVMYCMYTFNSIYGMIHWLKLKKNN; this is translated from the coding sequence ATGGGTTCAAATTTTATTATAAATGATTTTAAAGGCTGGCAAAGAAAAAGCTATTTATTTTTATTAGCGATGGTTTTAGTTCAATTGACTGCATTTCTTTTTAATCCGTCCAGTTGGATCACATTAGTTGGAGGCTTATCCGGAATCATTTGCGTCAATCTGATTGCTCAAGGAAAAGCCAGTAACTATATATTTGGCTTTATCAGTGCATTGATCATTGGTTATTTTGGCTTAAAGACAAAAGTCTACGCAGAGGTACTGCTTCAGACATTTTATATCATCATGGATATTACAGGATTATTTGCTTGGCTAAAAGCAAGTGAAGACGGTACTGGCAATGTCACAGATGTCAAAGTATTAAAAGGGATTCAATGGCTATATGCGGGATTGATTTGGCTAGGGATCGGTATTCTTGCTTATTATCTTTTAGGTTTTGTCAACGATGCACAGCAGACACTTGACGCAGTAACTTTTAGTGTCTCAGCAACGGGAATGCTATTGATGATCAAGAGATATCAGTCACAATTTGTTTTTTGGTTATTAGGAAATTTATTTTCTATCGTTTTATGGTTTAGAGCAGGGACACATGCTGGTGGTGACTATGCGTTGTTTGTTATGTATTGCATGTACACCTTTAACTCGATATATGGTATGATACATTGGTTGAAATTAAAAAAAAATAATTAA
- a CDS encoding ROK family protein: MTTRKQALLVLDIGGSAVKYGIWSNETLYHQNSFPTPRTRKSLYASVQQLCEQFSSEFSLIGIAVSCPGEPDESTGMIRGLSYVPFLHIGEFQKEFSDLLGLPVSLQNDADSAALAEMTLGIGKNHQNALFTIIGSGVGLSIVKEGKILVNSAEKIDTIEKFIADTIKMMHNSRVSPVQIGKTVSIKNFKWPNMIEGKDVFDLAEQGNAVACQEIERMYLSLAEILIFLNDAFVPEFIGLGGGVSNNPDLLPNLNKTIAEVLVSQKTKIDFYRSLLKKEQELLAPTIKICHFKKDANLIGAALHFKETHS, from the coding sequence ATGACTACTCGTAAACAAGCACTACTGGTTCTTGACATAGGAGGCTCTGCTGTTAAATATGGTATTTGGTCTAATGAAACGTTATATCACCAAAATAGTTTTCCTACACCTCGAACTAGAAAATCGCTTTATGCATCTGTACAACAATTATGTGAACAATTTTCAAGTGAGTTTTCACTTATCGGTATAGCTGTCAGCTGTCCTGGAGAACCTGATGAATCAACAGGAATGATTCGCGGACTGAGCTATGTCCCTTTTTTGCACATAGGAGAATTTCAAAAAGAGTTTTCTGACTTATTGGGCTTGCCTGTCTCATTACAAAATGATGCAGATAGTGCAGCTTTAGCTGAAATGACTTTAGGAATCGGCAAAAATCATCAAAATGCATTATTTACGATCATTGGGTCAGGCGTTGGTTTATCTATTGTTAAAGAAGGAAAAATTCTTGTAAACTCAGCTGAAAAAATCGATACGATTGAAAAATTTATCGCTGATACTATAAAAATGATGCATAATTCACGCGTTTCTCCTGTCCAAATAGGAAAAACTGTTTCCATTAAAAATTTTAAATGGCCAAACATGATCGAAGGAAAAGATGTATTCGATCTTGCTGAACAGGGAAATGCTGTCGCTTGTCAAGAAATTGAGCGTATGTATCTCTCTTTGGCAGAAATTCTGATTTTTTTAAATGATGCATTCGTTCCAGAATTTATTGGTTTAGGCGGAGGAGTCAGTAATAATCCTGATCTTTTACCCAATCTAAATAAGACGATTGCTGAAGTATTAGTGAGTCAGAAAACTAAAATTGACTTTTATCGAAGTTTATTGAAAAAAGAGCAAGAATTGTTGGCACCTACTATAAAAATCTGTCACTTTAAAAAAGATGCAAACTTGATTGGTGCAGCACTTCACTTTAAAGAAACTCATTCATGA
- the gatB gene encoding Asp-tRNA(Asn)/Glu-tRNA(Gln) amidotransferase subunit GatB: MNFETVIGLEVHVELKTNSKIFSPAPAHFGAEPNSNTNVIDWGYPGVLPVMNKEAIAFGMKAALALNCEISKDTHFDRKNYFYPDNPKAYQISQFDQPIGHDGWIDIEVEGETKRIRIERVHLEEDAGKNIHGEGGYSYVDLNRQGTPLIEIVSEADMRSPEEAYAYLEALRSIILFTDVSDVKMEEGSMRCDANISLRPYGQEEFGTKAEIKNLNSMSFVKKGLAFEEKRQAKVLLSGGEIQQETRRFDETTNKTLLMRVKEGSSDYRYFSEPDVPRFAIDDEWIEQVRQSLPEMPASRRARYTKELGLPEYDAMVLTLTKEMSDFFEAALAEGADAKQVSNWLMGEVSAYLNSEKVELADTKLTPANLAGMITLIADGTISSKIAKKVFKELIENGGDAKEVVEAKGLVQLSDPSQLLPIINDVLDNNQQSVDDFKNGKDRAVGFLVGQIMKATKGQANPGVVNKLLQEELTKR; the protein is encoded by the coding sequence ATGAACTTTGAAACTGTCATCGGACTTGAGGTCCATGTAGAATTAAAAACAAACTCTAAAATCTTTTCACCAGCACCTGCTCATTTTGGTGCTGAGCCAAACAGCAATACCAATGTGATCGACTGGGGTTACCCAGGCGTATTGCCAGTGATGAATAAAGAAGCGATTGCTTTTGGGATGAAAGCAGCACTTGCTTTAAATTGTGAAATCTCAAAAGATACACACTTTGACCGTAAAAACTATTTTTACCCAGATAATCCCAAAGCCTATCAAATTTCTCAATTCGATCAACCGATCGGTCATGACGGCTGGATCGATATTGAAGTTGAAGGCGAAACAAAACGCATTCGTATTGAACGTGTTCATTTGGAAGAAGATGCGGGTAAAAACATTCACGGAGAAGGCGGCTATTCTTACGTCGACTTAAACCGTCAAGGAACACCGTTGATCGAAATCGTGTCAGAAGCAGATATGCGTTCACCAGAAGAAGCTTATGCTTATTTAGAAGCATTACGTTCGATCATTCTTTTCACAGATGTTTCTGATGTGAAGATGGAAGAAGGCTCAATGCGTTGTGATGCTAATATTTCACTACGTCCATATGGTCAGGAAGAATTCGGGACAAAAGCCGAAATCAAAAACTTGAACTCTATGAGCTTTGTTAAAAAAGGGTTGGCTTTTGAAGAAAAACGTCAAGCGAAAGTCTTATTATCAGGCGGTGAAATTCAACAAGAAACTCGTCGTTTTGATGAAACAACAAATAAAACATTGTTGATGCGTGTCAAAGAAGGCTCAAGTGACTATCGTTACTTCTCAGAGCCGGATGTACCACGTTTTGCGATCGATGATGAGTGGATCGAGCAAGTGCGCCAAAGCTTACCTGAGATGCCTGCTTCTCGTCGTGCACGTTACACGAAAGAATTAGGATTACCTGAATACGATGCAATGGTCTTGACCTTGACGAAAGAAATGTCTGATTTCTTCGAAGCAGCTTTAGCAGAAGGTGCAGATGCCAAACAAGTATCAAACTGGTTGATGGGTGAAGTTTCTGCTTACTTGAATAGCGAAAAAGTCGAGTTGGCTGATACAAAACTAACACCAGCAAACTTAGCTGGAATGATCACGTTGATCGCAGACGGTACGATCAGCTCTAAGATCGCTAAAAAAGTCTTTAAAGAATTGATCGAAAATGGCGGCGATGCCAAAGAAGTCGTTGAAGCAAAAGGCTTGGTTCAACTTTCTGATCCATCACAATTATTGCCGATCATCAATGATGTACTAGATAACAATCAACAATCTGTAGATGATTTCAAAAACGGGAAAGACCGTGCAGTCGGCTTTTTAGTGGGTCAAATCATGAAAGCAACAAAAGGGCAAGCCAATCCAGGTGTTGTAAACAAACTGCTCCAAGAAGAATTGACAAAACGATAG
- a CDS encoding diacylglycerol kinase — MKKARVIYNPTSGKELVKKNLADILSILEECGYEASAFATTPEENSAKNEARRVAESGFDLVVAAGGDGTINEVVNGIAPLENRPKMAIIPAGTTNDYARALKIPRDNIVKAAEVIRKNQTVKMDIGRARENYFINIAAGGHLTELTYEVPSELKSIFGYLAYLAKGAEMLPRVKPIKMRMEYDEGVYEGNASMFFLGLTNSVGGFETIVPDAKLDDGKFSLIIVKTANVFEILHLVALMLNGGKHVEDPRLIYTKTSYLHAETLDPKAKMMINLDGEYGGDAPMEFTNLHQHIEMFANADAIPSNAIMGSVLSEYKDEDEADQEEEDQYHAASKEFVKEVERLTEEDIDNNGQIG; from the coding sequence ATGAAAAAAGCAAGAGTAATTTATAATCCTACTTCCGGTAAAGAACTAGTCAAGAAAAATCTAGCAGATATTCTTTCTATCTTGGAAGAATGCGGATATGAAGCTAGTGCTTTTGCCACAACGCCAGAAGAAAACTCCGCTAAAAATGAAGCCCGTCGTGTAGCTGAATCAGGTTTTGACCTGGTCGTTGCGGCAGGTGGAGACGGAACGATCAATGAAGTTGTAAACGGAATTGCTCCTTTGGAAAATCGACCTAAGATGGCGATTATTCCTGCTGGAACAACGAATGATTATGCAAGAGCATTAAAAATTCCTCGAGATAATATTGTCAAAGCAGCAGAAGTGATCCGCAAAAATCAAACAGTTAAAATGGATATTGGTCGTGCTCGTGAGAACTATTTTATCAATATCGCAGCAGGTGGTCATTTGACTGAGTTGACCTATGAGGTTCCTTCAGAGTTGAAAAGTATTTTTGGCTATCTTGCTTATTTAGCGAAGGGGGCTGAAATGCTACCTCGGGTCAAACCGATCAAAATGCGGATGGAATACGATGAAGGCGTCTATGAAGGAAATGCTTCGATGTTTTTCCTTGGACTGACCAACTCAGTCGGAGGATTTGAAACGATCGTACCTGATGCAAAACTAGATGATGGCAAATTCTCTTTGATCATCGTTAAAACGGCAAATGTGTTTGAGATCCTTCATTTAGTTGCTCTAATGTTAAATGGTGGAAAGCATGTAGAAGATCCTCGTTTGATCTATACTAAAACAAGTTATCTACATGCAGAAACACTTGATCCAAAAGCGAAAATGATGATCAATTTAGATGGAGAATATGGTGGTGATGCACCAATGGAATTCACGAATTTGCATCAACATATTGAAATGTTTGCGAATGCTGATGCAATTCCTTCGAATGCCATCATGGGATCAGTTCTAAGTGAATATAAAGACGAGGATGAAGCTGATCAGGAAGAAGAAGATCAGTATCATGCAGCAAGTAAAGAGTTTGTAAAAGAAGTTGAACGTTTGACCGAAGAAGATATTGATAACAATGGTCAAATCGGCTGA
- a CDS encoding putative holin-like toxin has protein sequence MSVFEALTLMVAFATLVVLIIDQDKPKK, from the coding sequence ATGTCTGTTTTTGAAGCACTTACGCTGATGGTTGCATTTGCAACTTTAGTGGTGCTGATCATAGACCAAGATAAACCAAAAAAATAA
- the ligA gene encoding NAD-dependent DNA ligase LigA has protein sequence MAEVPLTLAEATERVKELRGQLNQYAHEYYVADKPTVEDYVYDRLYKELVDIETEYPDLITADSPSQRVGGKILSGFEKVTHEVQMYSLNDGFSKEDIYDFDERVQKLAGKPVSYCCELKIDGLAISLKYENGKFVQGATRGDGTVGENITENLKTVKSIPLELKKPISIEVRGECYMPKQSFVNLNKEREEAGQDVFANPRNAAAGSLRQLDTSMVAKRNLNTFLYTVADFGPMTAQTQFDALNELSEIGLRTNPEKKLCKDIDEVWAYIEEYHEKRTELPYEIDGIVIKTNEFTIQDELGFTVKAPRWAIAYKFPPEEAQTVVEEIEWTIGRTGVVTPTAVMQPVRVAGTTVSRASLHNADFIAMKDIRLNDTVIIYKAGDIIPEVAQVLTEKRAENSQPYEIPTHCPVCDSELVHLDEEVALRCINPKCPAQIKEGLNHYVSRNAMNIDGLGPRVLEQMYDTGLVSDVADLYFLTEEQLMTLEKIKEKSANNIFQAIAASRENSVERLIFGLGIRHVGAKAAKVLAEHFGDLWAISQATKEDVVALDSIGETIADSLVTYFDNEEVHELMDELTKAGVNFEYKGIRTAQLAAVESPFKDKTVVLTGKLTHYNREEAKEKIESLGGKVTGSVSKKTDIVVAGEDAGSKLTKAQDLGIEVWDEQQMVTAIDNSTTADS, from the coding sequence ATGGCAGAGGTGCCGTTGACATTAGCCGAAGCAACAGAGAGAGTAAAAGAATTGCGCGGTCAGTTGAATCAGTATGCTCATGAATATTATGTGGCAGATAAGCCAACTGTAGAAGACTATGTGTACGATCGCTTATACAAAGAATTAGTAGATATAGAAACAGAATATCCGGATTTGATCACAGCTGATTCACCTTCTCAACGTGTGGGTGGTAAAATTTTATCTGGTTTTGAGAAGGTCACCCATGAAGTTCAAATGTATAGCTTGAACGATGGGTTCAGCAAAGAGGATATTTATGATTTTGATGAACGTGTGCAAAAATTAGCTGGTAAACCAGTTAGTTATTGCTGTGAGCTGAAAATCGATGGATTAGCGATTTCATTAAAATATGAAAATGGAAAATTTGTTCAGGGAGCTACTCGAGGAGATGGCACAGTAGGAGAAAATATCACTGAAAACTTGAAAACTGTCAAATCGATTCCCTTAGAATTGAAGAAGCCGATTTCTATTGAAGTACGCGGCGAGTGTTACATGCCGAAGCAATCTTTTGTTAATTTGAACAAAGAACGGGAAGAAGCGGGACAGGATGTTTTTGCGAATCCTAGAAATGCCGCTGCTGGAAGTTTACGCCAACTAGATACGAGTATGGTAGCGAAAAGAAACTTGAATACTTTTTTATATACAGTAGCAGATTTTGGTCCGATGACAGCTCAAACGCAATTTGATGCACTCAATGAGTTATCAGAAATTGGTCTAAGAACAAATCCTGAGAAAAAGCTATGTAAAGATATTGATGAAGTTTGGGCTTACATTGAAGAGTATCATGAAAAACGAACAGAACTTCCTTATGAAATCGACGGAATCGTGATCAAAACCAATGAGTTTACGATTCAGGATGAACTAGGCTTTACGGTCAAAGCTCCGCGCTGGGCGATCGCTTATAAATTTCCGCCGGAGGAAGCTCAAACGGTCGTAGAAGAAATCGAATGGACGATCGGACGAACAGGTGTTGTGACCCCAACTGCTGTAATGCAGCCAGTACGAGTTGCTGGAACAACCGTTAGTCGAGCAAGTTTGCATAATGCCGACTTTATCGCGATGAAAGATATCCGTTTGAATGATACAGTAATCATTTATAAAGCTGGAGATATTATTCCAGAAGTTGCGCAGGTCTTAACGGAAAAGCGTGCTGAAAACAGCCAACCTTATGAGATTCCAACCCACTGTCCTGTCTGTGATAGTGAGCTGGTTCATTTGGATGAAGAAGTTGCTTTACGTTGTATCAATCCAAAATGCCCTGCCCAGATCAAGGAAGGCTTAAATCATTACGTGTCTAGAAATGCAATGAACATCGATGGTTTAGGACCAAGAGTTTTAGAGCAGATGTACGATACTGGTTTGGTTTCGGACGTAGCTGATTTGTACTTTTTAACAGAAGAACAATTGATGACCTTAGAGAAAATCAAAGAAAAATCAGCAAATAATATTTTTCAAGCCATTGCTGCTAGTCGGGAAAATTCCGTTGAACGTTTGATTTTTGGGTTGGGGATTCGTCATGTTGGCGCGAAAGCAGCCAAAGTTTTAGCGGAGCATTTTGGCGATCTATGGGCAATCAGTCAAGCAACGAAAGAAGACGTTGTAGCGTTAGATTCCATTGGTGAAACAATTGCTGATAGTTTAGTCACTTACTTTGATAATGAAGAAGTTCATGAATTGATGGATGAACTGACAAAAGCCGGTGTGAATTTTGAATACAAAGGGATCCGTACGGCTCAGTTAGCTGCAGTAGAATCTCCGTTCAAAGACAAGACGGTCGTTTTGACTGGGAAGCTGACCCATTATAACCGTGAAGAGGCTAAAGAAAAAATCGAAAGCCTTGGCGGTAAAGTCACAGGCAGTGTCTCTAAGAAAACAGATATTGTGGTAGCTGGAGAAGATGCTGGGAGTAAGTTGACTAAAGCTCAGGATCTTGGTATCGAGGTTTGGGATGAACAGCAAATGGTTACAGCAATTGACAACAGTACAACAGCTGATTCATAA
- the gatC gene encoding Asp-tRNA(Asn)/Glu-tRNA(Gln) amidotransferase subunit GatC, with protein sequence MAISEEQAKHVAKLSKLAFSDGELKDFTDQLGKIIDMVELLEEVDTEGVPFTSNVAHSINVMREDNAIPGMNRDELMKNVPESEDGYIKVPAIIDNGEAGA encoded by the coding sequence ATGGCAATTAGTGAAGAACAAGCAAAACACGTAGCAAAATTATCAAAACTAGCATTTTCCGATGGAGAATTGAAAGATTTTACTGATCAATTAGGTAAAATCATCGATATGGTGGAATTATTAGAAGAAGTAGATACAGAGGGCGTACCTTTTACGTCTAACGTCGCACATTCGATCAATGTGATGCGTGAAGACAATGCGATACCAGGAATGAACCGCGATGAATTAATGAAGAACGTACCGGAATCAGAAGATGGCTATATCAAAGTGCCAGCAATTATCGACAATGGGGAGGCTGGTGCATAA